A genomic stretch from Selenomonas sp. AB3002 includes:
- a CDS encoding sigma-70 family RNA polymerase sigma factor has protein sequence MNKEMQEENELIRRAASAKDQLALSKLLIKYHPLLMAAAHDWHYRELGEEAQEISQLYFMDAVNTFDDTRGVPFAAFVKAKVYGGLNTFLKAEKRRREREIRPDSMGEQEGEEAPETTPWDAVFLASRGNTPSGSAEMSGLGEHIDSYEQAELRQEVEEALRNLNQREREVVREIYFRECPAYAAARKLQLSPSRISRIKQSALKKMRTFMAR, from the coding sequence ATGAACAAGGAAATGCAGGAAGAAAATGAACTTATCAGGCGAGCTGCCTCCGCCAAGGACCAGCTGGCCCTCAGCAAGCTCCTCATCAAGTACCATCCGCTGCTCATGGCTGCTGCCCATGACTGGCACTATCGGGAGCTGGGGGAAGAAGCCCAGGAAATCTCCCAGCTTTACTTCATGGACGCCGTGAATACCTTTGATGATACCCGCGGGGTGCCCTTTGCCGCTTTCGTCAAAGCCAAGGTTTACGGCGGGCTGAACACTTTCCTCAAGGCGGAGAAGCGCCGCCGGGAGCGGGAAATCCGTCCTGACTCCATGGGGGAGCAGGAAGGTGAGGAGGCTCCTGAAACCACTCCCTGGGACGCGGTCTTCCTGGCCTCTCGGGGCAATACACCCTCCGGCAGTGCGGAGATGAGCGGCCTGGGGGAACATATAGACAGCTACGAGCAGGCAGAGCTGAGGCAGGAAGTGGAAGAAGCCCTGCGGAATCTCAACCAGCGGGAGCGGGAGGTGGTGCGGGAAATCTACTTCCGGGAATGTCCCGCCTATGCTGCCGCCAGGAAGCTGCAGCTCTCTCCCAGCCGTATTTCCCGCATCAAGCAGAGCGCCCTGAAGAAGATGAGGACCTTCATGGCAAGATAG
- a CDS encoding gamma carbonic anhydrase family protein, translated as MFTLKDNVFKGKRPQLHEECFVAPQVFLSGDVRVGKYSSLWPGVVARGDVCYIEIGECSNVQDLTCLHVADDKPCIIGDYVTVGHGANIHGCVIEDHVLIGMSATVLTGAHIGRGSIIAAGAVVKENDIIPPNSLVVGVPGKVVRTQDRIETIHAQAIKYKCEWAIEYGVYPEIGGEKYHGEKII; from the coding sequence ATGTTCACTCTGAAAGACAATGTATTCAAGGGCAAGCGCCCTCAGCTTCACGAAGAATGTTTCGTCGCACCCCAGGTCTTCCTCTCCGGTGATGTCCGTGTAGGCAAATACTCCTCCCTCTGGCCCGGGGTGGTGGCCCGGGGAGATGTCTGTTATATAGAAATCGGTGAGTGCAGCAATGTGCAGGACCTCACCTGCCTGCACGTGGCTGATGACAAGCCCTGCATCATCGGGGATTATGTGACGGTGGGCCACGGGGCCAACATTCACGGCTGCGTCATCGAGGACCATGTGCTCATCGGCATGAGCGCCACGGTGCTTACGGGAGCACATATCGGCCGCGGCTCAATTATCGCTGCAGGGGCGGTAGTCAAGGAAAACGACATCATCCCCCCCAACTCCCTGGTGGTGGGCGTGCCGGGCAAGGTAGTCCGCACCCAGGACAGGATCGAAACCATCCACGCCCAGGCCATCAAGTACAAGTGCGAATGGGCCATAGAGTACGGTGTCTACCCGGAAATCGGGGGGGAAAAGTACCACGGGGAAAAGATTATCTGA
- a CDS encoding EAL domain-containing protein: MGRNLRAVFALLLAFFLCLIPKAEATENLRVGYVPGTGFLEEDSPGHLIGSGFEYMEFLAGFGNWNMVYIPCVNWWEAVDKLSKNEIDILPGMPGDYSTVPFAKRTDHVVARFPMELVLHENLASRHLRIGVLDYGYPIPNLPAVALENAFTYELVTFHDYADLKIHYTARQLDGYVAPMLRTPDEGRVVALFDRVSYRLLIRTDRPDLYNKVNDAMDQLLMNQPNIRNRLRDKYDRSQGLPLVLEPDERAFLQQKKHFRAAVYMPHKPFLYKDEESGEWQGVTAVLLEQLEKDLDIEIEIVEGDSLENLKRLVARGTVDFVADVPCDFSWLKELGLSPTQSFRTIDYTPIIRKGFPLPQNPKVAVIEEIFPTQISVKENYSPNQIIYCHSMEECFRAVSNGRADVTYAPRSVVPYLMEGSFTYNLEALTESFYRENISLGVSTQADPRLWRILDKEITHLPPNFTQNVVLQEGTEIAYSFSPRWMIYHYPLLTTVGLFVIMGLIIGVMYYRYYMRRRHMMAIQQMAYMDNRYQLPNMLWLEQEIKGIWEEATRQEPDSHIYVAVFDLSSRDSMLELYSRHSLDKRLRETAMHLQEEDWVLQTAAGINTLQLVAVCQAATMEEMVSNAAEAVNHYGYIEHDSARISLHIKVGLCEMKSDTMLLMSEEKADMACRKIMGTMDIVKLYDEKMDKYLHLEQHIESSMGQALADGEFAVWYQAQYDIMTRRIVGAESLIRWQSKEMGFLSPEKFMPSLEMNGFIIPLDHFVLKQVMMVQKHRLTNGQELLPISVNQSRLHITEDGYLRRMKDLIEKYQLPPGTIQLEIPESMFANFNQKSYRDHAVFLMDSLHKAGYGIILDNFGGGAASLTLLDYLPLDGIKISASILYAAQNSDGMKEVLSSMIVLGQKLGLNVMVGGIETVEQEQMLLSMGCHTGQGFLNSRPVPKAKFIELLKERNGE; this comes from the coding sequence ATGGGAAGAAACTTGCGGGCTGTCTTTGCCCTGCTGCTGGCCTTTTTTCTCTGCCTTATCCCCAAGGCTGAGGCCACAGAGAACCTGAGGGTAGGCTATGTGCCGGGGACGGGCTTCCTGGAGGAGGACAGCCCCGGCCACCTGATTGGCTCAGGCTTCGAGTACATGGAGTTCCTAGCTGGCTTCGGCAACTGGAATATGGTCTACATTCCTTGTGTGAACTGGTGGGAAGCGGTGGACAAGCTGTCGAAAAACGAAATAGATATTCTCCCGGGCATGCCCGGTGATTACTCCACCGTGCCCTTTGCCAAAAGAACAGACCATGTGGTGGCCCGCTTCCCCATGGAACTTGTGCTCCATGAGAACCTGGCCTCCCGCCATCTGAGAATCGGCGTATTGGACTACGGCTATCCCATCCCCAACCTGCCCGCCGTGGCTCTGGAGAATGCCTTCACTTATGAGCTGGTGACCTTCCATGATTATGCAGACCTGAAGATACATTACACCGCCCGCCAGCTGGACGGTTATGTGGCGCCCATGCTGAGGACCCCCGATGAGGGCCGGGTAGTAGCCCTCTTTGACAGAGTGAGCTACCGCCTGCTGATCCGCACAGACCGTCCTGATCTCTACAACAAAGTGAACGATGCCATGGATCAGCTGCTGATGAACCAGCCCAATATCCGCAACCGGCTCCGTGACAAGTACGACCGCAGCCAGGGCCTGCCCCTGGTGCTGGAGCCAGACGAAAGGGCCTTCCTGCAGCAGAAAAAGCATTTCCGGGCAGCAGTCTATATGCCCCACAAGCCCTTCCTCTACAAGGACGAGGAAAGCGGGGAATGGCAGGGCGTCACAGCCGTCCTGCTGGAGCAGCTGGAAAAAGACCTGGATATCGAGATTGAGATCGTGGAAGGGGACTCCCTGGAAAACCTCAAGCGGCTCGTTGCCAGAGGTACTGTGGATTTCGTAGCCGACGTGCCCTGCGATTTTTCCTGGCTGAAGGAGCTGGGTCTTTCACCCACCCAGTCTTTCCGCACCATTGACTACACCCCCATCATCCGCAAGGGCTTCCCCCTGCCCCAGAATCCCAAGGTGGCAGTCATTGAGGAGATTTTCCCCACCCAGATTTCCGTCAAGGAAAACTACAGTCCCAACCAGATCATCTACTGCCACTCCATGGAAGAATGTTTCCGGGCTGTCAGCAACGGCCGGGCCGATGTGACTTATGCCCCCCGGTCGGTAGTCCCCTATCTTATGGAGGGTTCTTTCACCTACAATCTGGAAGCTCTCACCGAAAGCTTCTATCGTGAAAATATCAGCCTGGGTGTCAGCACTCAGGCTGACCCCCGGCTCTGGCGCATCCTGGACAAGGAAATCACCCACCTGCCCCCCAATTTCACCCAGAATGTGGTCCTGCAGGAGGGCACGGAGATAGCCTACAGCTTCTCTCCCCGCTGGATGATTTACCACTATCCCCTGCTGACCACCGTGGGCCTCTTCGTCATCATGGGCCTCATCATCGGCGTCATGTACTACCGCTACTACATGAGGCGGCGCCATATGATGGCTATCCAGCAGATGGCCTATATGGACAACCGCTACCAGCTGCCCAATATGCTCTGGCTGGAGCAGGAAATCAAGGGCATCTGGGAGGAAGCCACCAGACAGGAGCCGGACAGCCACATTTATGTGGCCGTCTTTGACCTGAGCAGCCGTGACTCCATGCTGGAGCTCTACAGCCGCCATTCCCTGGACAAACGCCTGCGTGAAACCGCCATGCACCTGCAGGAGGAGGACTGGGTGCTGCAGACAGCAGCCGGCATCAACACCCTGCAGCTGGTGGCTGTCTGCCAGGCCGCTACCATGGAAGAAATGGTCAGCAACGCCGCTGAGGCCGTGAACCACTACGGCTACATAGAGCACGATTCTGCCCGGATTTCACTGCACATCAAGGTGGGTCTCTGCGAGATGAAGTCCGATACCATGCTGCTCATGTCCGAGGAAAAGGCCGACATGGCCTGCCGGAAAATCATGGGCACCATGGACATCGTGAAACTCTACGACGAGAAGATGGACAAGTACCTCCATCTGGAACAGCACATCGAAAGCAGCATGGGCCAGGCCCTTGCCGACGGAGAGTTCGCCGTCTGGTATCAGGCCCAGTATGACATCATGACCCGCCGCATTGTGGGCGCCGAAAGCCTTATCCGCTGGCAGAGCAAGGAAATGGGGTTCCTGTCCCCGGAGAAATTCATGCCCTCCCTGGAGATGAACGGCTTCATCATCCCCCTGGACCACTTCGTCCTGAAGCAGGTGATGATGGTGCAGAAACACAGGCTCACCAACGGACAGGAGCTCCTGCCCATCAGCGTGAACCAGTCACGGCTCCACATCACTGAAGATGGCTATCTCAGGCGCATGAAAGACCTGATTGAAAAGTACCAGCTGCCCCCGGGCACCATCCAGCTGGAAATACCCGAGAGCATGTTTGCCAATTTCAACCAGAAATCCTACCGGGACCACGCCGTGTTCCTCATGGATTCTTTGCACAAAGCCGGTTACGGGATAATCCTGGACAACTTCGGAGGAGGCGCAGCCTCCCTCACTCTCCTTGACTATCTTCCCCTGGACGGCATCAAGATTTCCGCCTCCATCCTCTACGCAGCCCAGAACTCTGACGGCATGAAGGAGGTACTGTCCAGCATGATAGTCCTGGGACAAAAGCTGGGCCTCAATGTGATGGTGGGCGGCATAGAAACGGTGGAGCAGGAGCAGATGCTTCTCTCCATGGGCTGCCATACGGGCCAGGGTTTCCTGAATTCCCGTCCGGTACCCAAAGCCAAGTTCATCGAGCTTTTGAAGGAGCGCAACGGCGAATAA
- the mnmG gene encoding tRNA uridine-5-carboxymethylaminomethyl(34) synthesis enzyme MnmG, which produces MFVAGKYDVIVIGAGHAGVEAALAAARLGCHTLMATLSMDNIALMPCNPSIGGPAKGHLVRELDALGGEMGLNADITAIQIRMLNTGKGPAVHALRAQADKKYYQFHMKETCENTENLEVKQLLITELLTEEETKADGSKRRRAVAVRSETGEVYEAKAIVLASGTYLKGRIIVGEHTYDGGPSGQRAAMELSASLEEAGLSLMRFKTGTPARVDGRTLDFEKMQLQPGDEEARNFSFMSDIETRDQLPCYLTYTNEETHKILRDNMHRAPMANGIIEGVGPRYCPAIETKLLRFPDKDRHQLFLEPEGRHTQEYYVQGMSTSMPMDVQLAFLKTIPGLEHAKVMRAGYAIEYDCLDPLQLKPTLETKPVKALFSAGQSNGTSGYEEAAAQGLMAGINAALQVKGEKPLVLKRSEAYIGVLIDDLVTKGTTEPYRMMTSRAEYRLLLRQDNADHRLTPKGRAIGLVTDERWQRYENKYKHIEEAMAILDKAILTPSVETNTKLSELSLPEINATLTAHEYMRRPEVSYEDMRSLLPELPELRKEEYQQVEISIRYEGYIRKQQEQVDHMEKLENQLIPEDIVYENLESLRSEAREKLAKIRPLSLGQASRISGVSPADISVLAIYLKK; this is translated from the coding sequence ATGTTTGTAGCCGGAAAATATGATGTGATTGTCATCGGAGCGGGACATGCAGGAGTGGAGGCGGCTCTGGCCGCTGCCCGTCTGGGCTGTCATACCCTCATGGCCACCCTGTCCATGGACAATATCGCCCTGATGCCCTGCAACCCCTCAATAGGCGGCCCTGCCAAGGGACATCTGGTACGGGAGTTGGATGCCCTGGGGGGCGAGATGGGCCTCAATGCCGATATTACTGCCATTCAGATACGCATGCTGAACACGGGCAAGGGCCCTGCCGTCCATGCCCTGCGCGCCCAGGCGGACAAGAAGTATTACCAGTTCCACATGAAGGAAACCTGTGAGAATACGGAAAATCTGGAAGTCAAACAGCTGCTCATCACGGAGCTGCTGACGGAGGAGGAAACGAAAGCAGACGGTAGTAAGCGTCGCCGTGCCGTGGCGGTGCGCTCGGAAACGGGAGAGGTCTACGAGGCCAAAGCCATCGTGCTGGCCTCCGGCACCTATCTGAAAGGCCGCATCATCGTGGGAGAGCATACTTACGATGGCGGCCCCTCCGGCCAGCGGGCTGCCATGGAGCTGTCTGCCTCTTTGGAAGAAGCAGGCCTTTCCCTCATGCGCTTCAAGACCGGCACCCCTGCCCGGGTGGACGGGCGCACTTTGGATTTTGAGAAGATGCAGCTGCAGCCCGGGGACGAGGAGGCGCGGAACTTCTCTTTCATGTCCGACATTGAGACCCGGGACCAGCTGCCCTGCTATCTCACCTATACTAATGAAGAAACACACAAAATCCTGCGTGACAATATGCACCGGGCTCCTATGGCCAACGGCATTATCGAAGGGGTGGGCCCCCGCTACTGCCCTGCCATCGAGACGAAGCTCCTGCGCTTCCCGGACAAGGACAGGCATCAGCTCTTTTTGGAGCCGGAGGGACGCCACACCCAGGAATACTACGTGCAGGGCATGAGCACTTCCATGCCCATGGATGTGCAGCTGGCCTTCCTCAAAACCATTCCAGGCCTGGAGCATGCTAAGGTCATGCGGGCAGGCTACGCCATTGAGTATGACTGCCTTGATCCCCTGCAGCTGAAGCCCACCCTTGAGACCAAGCCCGTGAAGGCACTTTTCTCCGCCGGTCAGTCCAACGGAACCTCCGGCTACGAGGAGGCCGCTGCCCAGGGCCTGATGGCAGGCATCAATGCCGCCTTGCAGGTAAAGGGAGAAAAGCCCCTGGTGCTGAAGCGTTCGGAGGCCTATATTGGCGTGCTGATTGACGATTTGGTGACGAAGGGGACCACCGAGCCATACCGCATGATGACCAGCCGGGCAGAGTACCGCCTCCTGCTCCGCCAGGACAACGCCGACCACAGGCTCACTCCCAAGGGGCGGGCCATCGGCCTGGTGACTGATGAGCGTTGGCAGCGGTATGAGAATAAGTACAAGCATATCGAGGAAGCCATGGCTATCCTGGATAAAGCCATCCTCACTCCCAGCGTGGAGACCAACACCAAGCTCAGCGAACTCAGCCTGCCGGAAATCAACGCTACTCTAACGGCCCACGAATACATGCGGCGGCCTGAGGTCAGCTATGAGGACATGCGCAGCCTGCTGCCAGAGCTGCCGGAACTCAGAAAAGAGGAGTACCAGCAGGTGGAAATCTCCATCCGCTACGAAGGCTACATCAGGAAGCAGCAGGAGCAGGTAGACCACATGGAGAAGCTGGAGAACCAGCTGATACCCGAAGATATCGTCTATGAAAATCTCGAAAGCCTCCGCTCCGAGGCCAGGGAGAAACTGGCCAAGATACGTCCCCTGTCCCTGGGACAGGCCTCCAGGATCAGTGGCGTCAGCCCTGCAGATATCTCAGTGCTGGCTATATATTTGAAGAAGTGA
- a CDS encoding amino acid permease — translation MVTFKNPGMHDAVKNRLLYPLNVWALSFGCAVGWGSFVMPGTLFLPNAGPIGSALAIFIGGISMVIIGYNFCQLAVRYQGNGGIYAYTKNVLGHDHAFLAAWTLLITYLSIIWANATAVVLLCRLLFGSLLQWGFHYTVAGFDVYFGEIVTTWIVFITFGAFTCYGGKLKRHLYTAFALLLISIIILLFVSLCIVNHHVVIFPPFQPDNNPLLQVFSMLMVAPWMFFGYECVTHAIDDFHFPVQKLFPLIVIAVVCGVLAYTLLIGVAILSVPPEYTSWKDYIDNVGHMQGMSSLPVFHSIGSTYGMAGIWVLGVAVLSGIATCILGLYRTCAYLLQFMAKDGLLPLQFTKTDLNGVPRNALFLTIAMSLPIPLLGRTAIVWLVDVITISGSLAYGYVSLCNYLEARKNGDKRGVQMGIGGMVFSLFFFFCPILPNLLLGSSLNTESYLLLAVWSTLGFLYYWYIFKRDTLNHFGRSASLSILLMFLNFFSTGLWLRQSTGDQLALAAEGRLAEAHSKLTFDLIVQMLLIMTILFLLSNIFTRIRQRERLMDIKMMQERQVSLVKSNFLANVSHDIRLPMKALSGYVRAARQAGADFRLSEGDCDMQVTSQLCDCLSRIQSVCYYLKAFVNDLQKVDYIDKNSFDLRLKPTDLRQLMQRIVDSFAQQMKEKDISFALEISQVEHPLVLCDGDRLSRILLNLLSNSYKFTPSGGRIVVMLMEKESTLSPAEREKAHIPENENEYELRVQDTGIGMSESYAKEMFIEKENRSIFAEEEKRTQGMMITKYLIDLMGGTIKVITAPEEGTEFIINLKLTTTPKEAAVVEA, via the coding sequence ATGGTTACATTCAAGAATCCCGGGATGCACGATGCAGTCAAGAACCGGCTGCTCTATCCCCTCAATGTCTGGGCCCTGTCCTTTGGCTGCGCCGTGGGCTGGGGTTCCTTCGTGATGCCGGGCACCCTTTTCCTGCCCAACGCCGGCCCCATAGGCAGTGCCCTGGCCATCTTCATCGGCGGCATTTCCATGGTGATCATCGGCTACAATTTCTGCCAACTGGCGGTGAGGTATCAGGGCAACGGGGGCATCTATGCCTATACCAAGAACGTCCTGGGCCATGACCATGCCTTCCTGGCGGCCTGGACCCTCCTCATCACCTATCTCTCCATCATCTGGGCCAACGCCACCGCCGTGGTGTTGCTCTGTCGCCTGCTTTTCGGCAGTCTCCTGCAGTGGGGCTTCCACTACACAGTGGCGGGCTTTGATGTGTACTTCGGAGAGATAGTCACCACCTGGATTGTCTTCATCACCTTCGGAGCATTCACCTGCTACGGGGGCAAGCTCAAGCGCCACCTTTACACCGCCTTCGCCCTGCTTCTGATTTCTATCATTATCCTTCTTTTCGTATCACTATGTATTGTTAACCACCATGTTGTAATTTTCCCCCCCTTCCAGCCGGACAATAATCCACTGCTGCAGGTCTTTTCCATGCTCATGGTGGCTCCCTGGATGTTCTTCGGCTATGAATGTGTCACCCATGCCATTGATGACTTCCACTTCCCCGTGCAGAAATTGTTCCCGCTGATAGTCATAGCGGTGGTGTGCGGCGTGCTGGCCTACACCCTGCTCATAGGCGTGGCCATCCTCAGCGTCCCCCCGGAGTACACCTCCTGGAAGGACTACATAGACAACGTGGGCCACATGCAGGGCATGAGCTCCCTGCCGGTCTTCCACAGCATCGGCAGCACCTACGGCATGGCTGGCATCTGGGTGCTGGGGGTGGCTGTGCTCTCCGGCATCGCCACCTGCATCCTGGGGCTATACCGCACCTGCGCCTATCTGCTGCAGTTCATGGCCAAAGACGGCCTGCTGCCCCTGCAGTTCACCAAGACCGACCTCAACGGCGTGCCCAGGAATGCCCTGTTCCTGACCATCGCCATGTCCCTGCCCATTCCCCTGCTGGGACGCACCGCCATTGTCTGGCTGGTGGACGTCATCACCATCAGCGGTTCCCTGGCCTACGGCTACGTGTCCCTCTGCAACTATCTGGAAGCCAGGAAGAATGGGGACAAGCGCGGCGTGCAGATGGGCATCGGGGGCATGGTCTTTTCCCTGTTCTTCTTCTTCTGTCCCATCCTGCCCAATCTCTTGCTGGGCAGCAGCCTGAATACGGAGTCCTATCTCCTGCTGGCAGTCTGGAGCACCCTGGGCTTCCTCTACTACTGGTACATCTTCAAGCGGGACACCCTCAACCACTTCGGACGCTCCGCCTCCCTCTCCATTCTCCTGATGTTTCTCAATTTCTTCTCCACGGGGCTCTGGCTCAGACAGTCCACGGGAGACCAGCTGGCACTGGCCGCCGAGGGCAGGCTTGCCGAAGCCCACAGCAAGCTCACCTTTGACCTCATAGTGCAGATGTTGCTCATTATGACCATCCTCTTCCTGCTGTCAAATATCTTCACCCGCATCAGGCAGCGCGAGCGGCTCATGGATATCAAGATGATGCAGGAACGTCAGGTGAGCCTGGTAAAAAGCAACTTCCTGGCCAACGTATCCCACGACATACGCCTGCCCATGAAAGCCCTTTCCGGCTATGTGCGGGCTGCCCGGCAGGCAGGAGCGGATTTCAGGCTCTCCGAAGGGGACTGCGATATGCAGGTCACCAGCCAGCTCTGCGACTGCCTTTCCCGCATCCAGTCCGTCTGCTACTACCTCAAGGCCTTTGTAAATGACCTGCAAAAGGTGGACTACATAGACAAGAACTCCTTTGACCTCAGGCTGAAGCCCACAGACCTGCGCCAGCTGATGCAGCGGATTGTGGATTCCTTCGCCCAGCAGATGAAAGAAAAGGATATCTCCTTCGCCCTGGAAATCAGCCAGGTGGAACACCCCCTGGTGCTCTGCGATGGTGACCGTCTCTCCAGAATCCTGCTGAACCTCCTCAGCAACTCCTACAAATTCACCCCGTCCGGGGGCCGCATCGTAGTCATGCTGATGGAAAAGGAAAGCACCCTTTCTCCCGCCGAGCGTGAAAAGGCCCACATCCCCGAAAATGAGAACGAATATGAGCTGCGGGTGCAGGACACCGGCATCGGCATGTCCGAAAGCTATGCCAAGGAAATGTTCATCGAAAAGGAAAACAGAAGCATCTTCGCCGAAGAAGAAAAGCGCACCCAGGGCATGATGATCACCAAATACCTCATAGACCTCATGGGAGGCACCATCAAAGTCATCACCGCCCCGGAGGAAGGAACGGAGTTCATCATCAACCTGAAGCTGACCACCACCCCGAAAGAAGCAGCCGTGGTGGAGGCATAA
- a CDS encoding diaminopimelate dehydrogenase: MSIRIGILGYGNLGRGVECAVEANIDLELVAVFTRRDPESVKIATAGVPVVNVKDAQDWQDKIDVLIICGGSATDLPKQTPEFIKYFNVIDSFDTHARIPEHFENVDKAGKESGHLGIISVGWDPGLFSLARVYGNAILPQGKDYTFWGRGVSQGHSDAIRRVEGVADARQYTVPVESALEAVRSGKNPELTTREKHTRECYVVVKPEFDNDTEKARIEKEIKTMPNYFDEYDTTVHFISQEELSANHKGLPHGGFVIRTGATGHEKENNHIMELRLQLDSNPEFTTSVLIAYARACYRLAQKGETGCRTVLDIAPALLCQQSGEELRAHLL, translated from the coding sequence ATGAGCATACGTATCGGTATCCTGGGCTATGGCAACCTGGGCCGCGGCGTGGAGTGCGCGGTGGAGGCAAACATCGATTTGGAACTGGTGGCTGTCTTTACCCGTCGTGACCCTGAGAGCGTGAAAATCGCCACCGCCGGCGTGCCTGTAGTGAACGTGAAGGACGCCCAGGACTGGCAGGACAAGATTGACGTCCTCATCATCTGCGGCGGCAGCGCCACGGACCTGCCCAAGCAGACCCCGGAGTTCATCAAATACTTCAACGTCATCGACAGCTTCGACACCCATGCCCGCATTCCCGAGCATTTTGAGAACGTGGACAAGGCAGGCAAGGAGAGCGGCCATCTGGGCATCATCTCCGTGGGCTGGGATCCGGGCCTCTTCTCCCTGGCACGTGTCTACGGCAACGCCATCCTGCCTCAGGGCAAGGATTACACCTTCTGGGGACGCGGCGTTTCCCAGGGACACAGCGATGCCATCCGCCGGGTAGAGGGCGTAGCCGATGCCCGCCAGTACACCGTGCCTGTGGAGAGCGCCCTGGAGGCTGTCCGCAGCGGCAAGAACCCCGAGCTCACCACCCGTGAGAAGCACACCCGCGAGTGCTATGTGGTAGTGAAGCCCGAGTTCGATAACGACACGGAGAAGGCAAGGATTGAGAAAGAAATCAAGACCATGCCCAACTACTTCGACGAGTACGACACCACCGTGCACTTCATCAGCCAGGAGGAACTGAGCGCCAACCACAAGGGCCTCCCCCACGGCGGCTTCGTCATCCGCACTGGTGCCACGGGCCATGAGAAGGAGAACAACCACATCATGGAACTGCGCCTGCAGCTGGACTCCAACCCCGAGTTCACCACCTCAGTCCTCATAGCCTACGCCCGCGCCTGCTACCGCCTGGCTCAAAAAGGCGAAACCGGCTGCCGCACAGTGCTTGACATCGCCCCTGCCCTCCTCTGCCAGCAGAGTGGCGAGGAACTGAGAGCGCACCTGCTGTAA
- a CDS encoding flagellin gives MRAKSLKLENAKQERVSVATREKAVASLATFDYALAKALDMQTTIGSIQMRLEHTINNLTVSSENVQSSESTIRDADMAKEMTGYTKNNVLMQAAQSMLAQANQSSSSVLSLLQ, from the coding sequence ATGCGGGCCAAGTCCCTGAAGCTGGAGAATGCCAAGCAAGAGCGGGTCAGCGTTGCTACCCGGGAAAAGGCTGTGGCTTCCCTGGCTACTTTCGACTATGCTTTGGCCAAGGCCCTCGATATGCAGACCACTATCGGTTCCATCCAGATGCGCCTGGAGCATACCATCAACAACCTGACGGTCTCCAGCGAGAACGTCCAGAGCTCCGAGTCCACTATCCGTGACGCGGACATGGCCAAGGAAATGACGGGGTACACGAAGAACAACGTGCTCATGCAGGCTGCTCAAAGCATGCTGGCCCAGGCCAACCAGTCCAGCAGCAGTGTGCTGTCCCTTTTGCAGTAA